In Gordonia iterans, the following proteins share a genomic window:
- a CDS encoding MBL fold metallo-hydrolase: protein MSIEVNISDEYTGNVHPADEHHGVRAQRRTLDNATVVKFSVGPMDNNVYVVTDTATGTSLLIDAANDPDSILALLTVLPGTLTQVVTTHGHFDHWQALADVERATAVSTAAGEADAPELPVPPDRLLRDGDTVTVGDLSLDVIHLVGHTPGSVALALTERGGRVHLFTGDSLFPGGVGKTWQPGDFEVLLNDVETKIFGRYGDDTVVYPGHGKDTLLGTERPHVGEWHERGW, encoded by the coding sequence ATGAGCATCGAGGTCAACATCTCCGACGAATACACCGGCAACGTCCACCCCGCCGACGAGCATCACGGCGTCCGGGCGCAGCGGCGGACGCTCGATAACGCGACGGTCGTGAAGTTCTCGGTCGGCCCGATGGACAACAACGTCTACGTGGTGACCGATACCGCGACGGGCACCAGTCTGCTGATCGACGCGGCCAACGACCCGGACTCGATCCTCGCGCTACTCACCGTCCTCCCTGGCACGCTGACACAGGTCGTCACCACCCACGGGCACTTCGACCACTGGCAGGCACTCGCGGACGTCGAGCGCGCCACGGCAGTTTCGACGGCCGCCGGCGAAGCCGACGCGCCCGAGCTCCCGGTGCCGCCGGATCGCTTGTTGCGCGACGGCGACACCGTGACTGTGGGCGACCTGAGCCTGGACGTCATCCACCTCGTCGGCCACACCCCAGGCTCGGTCGCTCTGGCGCTGACCGAGCGGGGCGGTCGCGTCCACCTGTTCACGGGCGACTCGCTGTTTCCCGGCGGAGTCGGAAAGACTTGGCAGCCAGGCGACTTCGAGGTCCTGCTGAACGATGTCGAGACCAAGATCTTCGGCCGGTACGGCGACGACACCGTCGTCTATCCGGGGCACGGCAAAGACACCCTGCTCGGCACCGAACGCCCGCACGTAGGCGAGTGGCACGAGCGTGGCTGGTGA
- a CDS encoding HAD family hydrolase, translating to MNGPNPNPVDPRIDAVVFDVFRTLLRFHDDEQPEHPWEVLAAVLQRAGATASAAEVRSKRADLVSAEFTRVDHVHSDIDMALVYRQLVEALIPTCADPDVLAAEAAKEFRRAATTYCEPYDGTAQFIEELSRDYLVAVASNTQRIYTARELSEAGLYDLFSAVLFSSDIERGKPDPLLLERVLHSIGVRPEHAVYIGDNPLDDYVAAMAAGCRFVLIRHEAPYGHTELGLPASVPIIRSFDQLPPLLDGLAQ from the coding sequence ATGAACGGGCCGAATCCCAATCCCGTCGATCCACGGATCGACGCAGTCGTCTTCGATGTGTTTCGCACTCTGCTCCGCTTTCACGACGACGAGCAGCCAGAGCATCCCTGGGAAGTACTCGCTGCCGTGCTGCAGCGCGCCGGTGCGACTGCCTCGGCCGCTGAGGTGCGCAGCAAGCGGGCAGATCTCGTTTCTGCAGAGTTCACGCGGGTCGACCACGTGCACTCCGACATCGACATGGCGCTGGTGTATCGGCAGCTCGTGGAAGCACTGATCCCGACCTGCGCTGATCCGGACGTGCTCGCCGCTGAGGCAGCTAAAGAGTTCCGACGCGCGGCGACGACCTATTGTGAGCCCTACGACGGGACCGCTCAGTTTATCGAGGAGTTGAGCCGCGACTACCTGGTCGCGGTAGCCAGCAATACTCAACGGATCTACACGGCGCGGGAGCTCTCAGAAGCAGGTCTATACGATCTGTTCTCGGCCGTTCTGTTTTCATCCGACATCGAGCGGGGCAAGCCCGACCCGCTCTTGCTGGAGCGAGTTCTGCACAGCATCGGCGTCCGGCCAGAGCACGCCGTCTATATCGGAGACAATCCGCTCGACGACTACGTCGCCGCGATGGCCGCGGGCTGCCGATTCGTCCTGATCCGGCACGAGGCGCCTTACGGGCACACGGAGCTCGGGCTACCCGCTTCGGTACCGATCATTCGCTCGTTTGATCAGCTGCCACCCCTGCTCGACGGGCTCGCGCAGTGA
- a CDS encoding pentapeptide repeat-containing protein, producing MLSDVEVVIGPDDELSTRNWSGLQLRNVWFRALAPCTLSGFDFSDAVLENVDFTNISFEHGSFDRALLTRVDFSCRVGLDPRMRRPEVPPTFNFVQFRRARLTNTLFKYAVFETCNFKDSEVSRCDFYRARFDGICTLEDVYLEESSIYRTNFTGSDLTRRNVAGPSLNGRILPELPQSFVEFHDDDHKEPDQTQRRRNLARARIEAAEVYANLAGHFASRGDGEGEAWAYVRRKQLERRIARDDRQWRRWLGLSVAEYVTGYGESLARIAATGLVLMATVTAVLMSVFGASFPQAAELGVAAFVGLHSEETVAQTNAGDGADLLLVVETALGMFLIGLFGFILGNKIRNR from the coding sequence GTGCTGTCCGATGTCGAGGTAGTGATCGGTCCGGACGACGAGCTTTCGACACGCAACTGGTCCGGACTACAGCTACGGAACGTCTGGTTTCGCGCGCTGGCTCCCTGCACACTGTCCGGCTTCGACTTCAGTGACGCAGTACTGGAAAACGTCGACTTCACCAACATCTCATTCGAACACGGTAGCTTTGACCGGGCCTTACTGACCCGCGTGGACTTCAGCTGCCGGGTCGGACTCGACCCCCGGATGCGCCGGCCAGAAGTACCCCCGACCTTCAATTTCGTGCAGTTCCGCCGCGCGCGATTGACGAATACATTGTTCAAGTACGCGGTGTTCGAGACCTGTAACTTCAAGGACAGCGAAGTATCTCGGTGTGATTTCTATCGTGCCCGGTTCGACGGAATATGCACACTCGAGGACGTCTATCTCGAAGAATCCTCGATCTATCGCACCAACTTCACGGGATCTGACCTTACGCGCCGAAATGTCGCCGGGCCGTCGCTGAATGGTCGGATACTCCCGGAGTTGCCTCAGTCATTCGTCGAGTTCCACGACGACGATCACAAAGAACCCGATCAGACGCAAAGACGGCGGAACTTGGCGCGCGCCCGTATCGAGGCCGCCGAGGTCTACGCAAACCTCGCGGGGCACTTCGCGTCCCGAGGTGACGGCGAGGGAGAGGCATGGGCCTACGTGCGACGCAAGCAATTGGAGCGCCGGATCGCGCGAGACGACCGCCAGTGGCGCCGTTGGCTCGGGCTCAGCGTGGCCGAGTACGTCACCGGATACGGTGAGTCGCTCGCCCGGATTGCGGCCACCGGGCTGGTGCTGATGGCCACTGTCACAGCTGTGCTCATGTCCGTCTTCGGCGCGAGCTTCCCCCAAGCTGCGGAGTTGGGTGTCGCTGCGTTCGTCGGACTGCACTCGGAAGAGACTGTCGCCCAAACGAATGCCGGAGATGGCGCCGACCTCTTATTAGTGGTCGAGACCGCACTTGGCATGTTTCTCATCGGCCTCTTCGGCTTCATTCTCGGCAACAAAATCCGCAATCGGTGA
- a CDS encoding DoxX family protein, whose protein sequence is MILRKIARPLLASAFIASGAELLRAKPQVAETVQPMVDTGRDALPAPVSNKLPANAATAMRIAGAVQVGGGVLLATGKMPRVASGALAVSLLPVTAYDAAFFTETDPVRREARKVGLIKNAGLLGGVLIASADTAGEPSVAWRTRHAVAEAKVAGQIAAKEATLTGQAGKRAAKKAAKRAAKQTLRAHGHPVAALAVPIAVKAGSSAVAHAREDGHDDLHDLGERAAVLADKARGKAEVAAVKAKANAPIVAEKARNRAEEAALKLADRAPVVADEAKQRAEDLAGKVAERAPVVAEKARTGAEQAKEKAADFASTVADRAPEVAEEAGQKVADAGHKVARRVRKAQEKAAAKAKKAAAKAS, encoded by the coding sequence GTGATTCTCCGCAAGATCGCCCGCCCCCTGCTCGCCTCGGCGTTCATCGCCTCCGGCGCCGAACTGCTGCGCGCCAAGCCGCAGGTCGCCGAGACCGTGCAGCCGATGGTCGACACCGGCCGTGACGCACTCCCTGCGCCGGTGTCGAACAAGCTGCCCGCCAACGCGGCGACGGCGATGCGCATCGCCGGAGCGGTGCAGGTCGGCGGCGGCGTGCTGCTGGCCACCGGCAAGATGCCGCGTGTCGCGTCCGGAGCCCTGGCCGTCTCCCTGCTGCCGGTCACCGCGTACGACGCCGCATTTTTCACCGAAACCGATCCGGTGCGGCGCGAGGCGCGCAAGGTGGGTCTGATCAAGAACGCCGGCCTGCTCGGCGGCGTGCTCATCGCCAGCGCCGACACCGCCGGTGAGCCGTCGGTCGCCTGGCGGACGCGGCATGCAGTCGCCGAAGCCAAGGTCGCAGGGCAGATCGCCGCCAAGGAAGCGACCCTGACCGGCCAGGCCGGCAAGCGCGCGGCGAAGAAGGCGGCCAAGCGCGCCGCCAAACAGACGCTCCGAGCGCACGGACATCCCGTCGCCGCGCTCGCCGTGCCCATCGCGGTCAAGGCCGGGTCGTCGGCGGTGGCGCACGCCCGCGAGGACGGCCACGACGACCTGCACGATCTGGGCGAACGCGCCGCAGTCCTGGCCGACAAGGCCCGGGGCAAGGCCGAGGTGGCCGCGGTCAAGGCCAAGGCGAACGCACCGATCGTCGCCGAGAAGGCGCGCAATCGAGCCGAGGAAGCGGCACTGAAGCTCGCCGACCGCGCTCCCGTCGTCGCCGACGAGGCGAAGCAGCGTGCCGAGGACCTCGCCGGCAAGGTGGCCGAGCGTGCTCCGGTCGTCGCCGAGAAGGCGCGGACCGGGGCGGAACAGGCCAAGGAGAAGGCCGCCGACTTCGCGAGTACGGTCGCCGACCGTGCGCCGGAGGTGGCCGAGGAGGCCGGCCAGAAGGTCGCCGACGCCGGCCACAAGGTCGCTCGGCGCGTCCGCAAGGCGCAGGAGAAGGCCGCCGCCAAGGCGAAGAAGGCCGCAGCGAAGGCGAGCTGA